Below is a genomic region from Polyodon spathula isolate WHYD16114869_AA chromosome 26, ASM1765450v1, whole genome shotgun sequence.
aaaaaaaaaaacttgagatcTGCACATGTACAAAAGGACCATTCAGATTTTGGGTGGAAACTGTTTCAGACTGTAATTTAATTACCACACTTCAAATCTGGTAGCCTGAAAAACCTGTGGAATACTGGATAAATGAATTACTGAGCTCTGAAAAACATTCTTATAATTTGTAAAACACCTGAGCCCAACCTTATCCTATTTTTTGCTTTtagcatttgtttttgtacagtttagGTGGTGTTATACTTACATAGACTAATTTGATGTATTGAGTGTACTCTTCCTTTTGCTGTAGATCTTTCACTTTGCTTGGGGGTTTTCTCTTCAGATACTATCATTTCTTTTGACTTGCTTGGCTAAAGAGACCATACATGAATTCTGTTATTATCAATACTGACAATTTGGGTTTGAAAAGCTACCTATTTCAATTATAGTAATGTTATGGCTAAATTTATCACATACTGAAACTAAACTCCAAAAGCATTTTATTATGTACAATTCATGTAGCAATATTGGCTATAAAAGAGTTTAATGAAGTAGGCACATAAGACACACCTGTTAAAAGGATGTTAAGAAAACATCAGACTCACTAAATGCTGATTGGTCAACAAACCTCAGATTTCTTCACACTACTGGAGTCAGAGGCAAGATTTCTGTGGGGAGACTTTAAGTAACCACTGGGGCTGGCATGGTCTTCCTTTGGTGTGCTGTCTGGCACTCTGGCCTAATGGAAATCAGTTGGAAAAAGATACGGAGACAAACTTTAAAACTACTATTTTGTCATACCAcactaaaatatttgtatttttttttaaacctgctgaaattatgttctgatttatttatttattttttaaacaaaccttgGTTGACCAGATGAAGGCGACAAATATTTTTCTCAAACATACACCGTTGATGAATGTAAAATAAGCTGAACTAAACCACACAAGTAGAATAACAGCTAGTCATACCGGAATGGACGTTTCTTGAATCTGCTCTGCAGGGTCTTCTCTTGGATTCTCAGCTGGTGTTTCTGTTGTTTCCAAATGTTCGGAACTTGTCACAGAATAGGGTCTTATTGTCCTAGGAGTGTACACCTCTGCACATCCAAGCAAGGCCTCAAAGAATTCCAGGAAAGTAATCTGAATAAAACAGAGCAGCAGAACGTTATTAAAGATGTTGCTCGGTTGCTGTATCGCAAGGCATGCCTTCCCAAGATGTTACATGTTAAATGAGATATGAAAGTGCGAGACTGGTTTTGAGAGAGGGATAAAACTAATTTAAGTTAAAACTAACAAACTAGGACTCACTGTATTTGCTCAGTCATGAAAAAGGCATTTAAATGCAATACCATGGCATGACTGGAACACTAAGATGGCAAAGATCATTTCGGAAAACCCTAAAAAGACAGACGGAATACCTAAATGTAAAACTCTTAAACTGATTATGTCCCTGTAGCTGAGCAAAAATCAGCTTTACATTTTAgcagattttaagattttacttaATCTCACTTTACACCCCCGAACAGCAAAATGCATCACTGAAGATGATATGCATGCCCCAGAAATATGCAAGTACAAAATCATATTACTAAAATAaagttacaaatgtattgtgagcTTTTAAATTAAGTATAAAGTCATATTTAATATGATATAAAGGTTATGTTTAAGGGGCGCTAGACCTCTGCTGCCTAACAAGAGTCAATCACAGCCTACCTCCAGTTCTAGATTACTAAAGGCTTCAACATGCACTGCAGGGTTGTCTTTAGCAAGGATTTCCAGGACCTTTCCAGCTGTCAACTCAttgctaaatacatttaaatcctaaatttgaaaagaaaaaaatcatcagtaataataacaaaaatgtttagCATTGCTCAAACCCTGATAGTAACCCACAGAAACCTAATAATTTGCCATTCAAAATATGCAGAAAACATACCTTTAACATCCATATGAAGTGCCTCATTTTCATTGTTGGTTCGTTTGGTGGCTTGGGATTCTGCCTGCAGTAAACTTGGTGTATCTCCCAGGATTTTTCAATGTAATTCACAGCAATTACAGCACGTTCGTGATCGCAGAAAAAATCacctattttaaacaaaaatacaaaattgtgtttaaaaaaagaatagactgcaaatctatttttcttccagattttCACTTACCTTTTATGTTTCTTGCATTTGGAACTATATTCTCTGCCACCAGTTTTGAAAAGCATGACGCTAAAGTATGATTAGGTggtctgaaataaaacaaaaccaaaatgttaGTTCCTGCAAGATTAGCTGTTGCAATACCTTAATAAAcactttaaattgttattttactcTAAAACCTGGTCTAGATAAAATAACGTTTCAGTAAAACCCTGTTTGAGCGAAAGGAGTCATATCTGTTTTAGGAGTCCTGTGTTCATGCTCTTTTCTGCAGTATTATTATAGTTTCTGTTAATGTTGATGCAAAATCCTATCAGGGCTGTATTTTTATGGCTACTGGACATAGGTCATTATTACAGAATATGTTCTTGGCCCATTAGTACGATATTTGAATTCtgcaaattaattttaacataCTGGACTGCCTTGCCATTAAGATTGGCATCTAAAGCAAGTATTTTATTCACTGATTACAGACTAGTAGAAGAGTGCATTTTGCAATGCTTACCGGATTTCTTTATGGTACATGTGGTATGCCAGCACAACAACATTGCTGAGAAATTTCCTGAGAAGCATGGTGTTAAAAGGGGAGTGGATCTCTTCAGCTGGCACATCGGCTgggaaaaatgtaaataataaaacacgaGAAAGACAGAGATGGCTTGTGGTTtctctttaaatatttaagttttacAAATTACTATGCTTGGGATACAGTGCAGGCTTAAACCCCAAAGCAAAACAATTTGTATGatgtaatataaaacagaatgtttcgTGCTAACTTAAAGCTGTACTTACCACAGAGAATCCTGTCTACTTCTGCTAAAGTTAAGCCGTGGTGATGAATTTTGCAGTCCTTGAGAAATCTCCAGAACTGCAGTCTGGTCAGCAGAAAGGTGTTATCGGAAGAGTGCTCATAAGCCAGACTGCTGTAGAAACTATAGATTCGCCTCAGTTCTGTGATGTGTCTGAGAATTGCAAATTCTACCTGTAATAAATCCAAACAAAAGCTGACTAGGTCTGGGAATTGTGACGTCTTGTAGTCGACACTGAAAATGAACTGGTCCTGTATCTGTTTATTCAAGGTGCTTACCTGTTTTATTTCCCCATCCCATTCTTGTTCAGGAAAATTCTTGTGCACTGCATAGAGATCAAGAGCCATATCAGGCCCCAGGATGGATAAGCCACCGCTAGTTCTTGTGGATATTTTGGTTGGTTCGTCTACAGCAAAATAAAGTTATTACCCAAGTTAGCACTTATTAACGTATATGATTTTTGCATTTCAATTGTAGAATATACTCAATTTGTGCAACTTACTAGCACCTGATGGGGAATGTGTCCGTATGCCACTCAGATCAGGGGTGCTACTTCCATCTAATAAAAAGTTAGGGAACTCAGCCATGCGATCTTCGATAAACTCTCCTTCAAATATGcgtccatttttaaaaatgaactttcCCTAGAATTCAAAATGTTGTGGTGTATGAAACACAATTCAGCCTCAATCaattatttcctttatttaaacagagtaaacaatatttaaaagtatTGAATAAAACCGTGTTTCTatcctgtactgtatttactgtacagtgaCCACACTACTGACTAACAAAAAATTACCTGCGTAGATTTGAGCTCTGAAATATTGACCTGACTTAAATTAAATTCAGATTAATCGAATAAGACATACCATTCCATTCTTTTTATTAAACTTCCATTCTCCATCATATAAAGCTCCATTTGCATAGTAGAATTGCCCAATGCCATGCCGTATGCCATTCACAAAGTCTCCTGTATACTCATTCCTCAGAGGATACTGTGAGCTGGGCACTCTCTTCAGAAACCAGGTATGGGTCCCGTGTCCATTCTAAAATATGTAAAGACAGTTTATCAATGACGTCTCTTCTTTgagcaaaaacatatatatatatatatatatatatatatatatatatatatatatatatatattatatatatactctagATATGGACTTGAGAGGAGGGAAGACTACCCACTTGAATTGATTTCATGATGGATACTAGCCCTGCCCATACCCTAAAGACAGCATCTGTAACCGATATAATTTAGTTCAGGTTTTACCTGTATCCCATTGACCCATTGTCCATTATACTGTTCATTTGATGCCAGCCATCTCATCCTTCCTTCTCCATGGCGCACATTATTTTTC
It encodes:
- the rsph10b gene encoding radial spoke head 10 homolog B, translating into MVKGEKKKKADKSNLEVSFNKILESSCSTVSSEPPPPVTATLLQLGENISELSSSSDESQPLVTSQNTEPAQECYEEPILTLLVVERYEGEKFHGLYEGEGIAYFQGGNVYKGMFSEGLMHGKGAYTWADGVTYEGDFAVNVPMGRGSYTWPDGSSYEGEVHNGIRHGLGTYRCGSKPVSYIGQWNQGKRHGKGTIYFNQDGNSWYEGDWINNIKEGWGIRWYSSGNVYEGQWKNNVRHGEGRMRWLASNEQYNGQWVNGIQNGHGTHTWFLKRVPSSQYPLRNEYTGDFVNGIRHGIGQFYYANGALYDGEWKFNKKNGMGKFIFKNGRIFEGEFIEDRMAEFPNFLLDGSSTPDLSGIRTHSPSGANEPTKISTRTSGGLSILGPDMALDLYAVHKNFPEQEWDGEIKQVEFAILRHITELRRIYSFYSSLAYEHSSDNTFLLTRLQFWRFLKDCKIHHHGLTLAEVDRILCADVPAEEIHSPFNTMLLRKFLSNVVVLAYHMYHKEIRPPNHTLASCFSKLVAENIVPNARNIKGDFFCDHERAVIAVNYIEKSWEIHQVYCRQNPKPPNEPTMKMRHFIWMLKDLNVFSNELTAGKVLEILAKDNPAVHVEAFSNLELEITFLEFFEALLGCAEVYTPRTIRPYSVTSSEHLETTETPAENPREDPAEQIQETSIPARVPDSTPKEDHASPSGYLKSPHRNLASDSSSVKKSEPSKSKEMIVSEEKTPKQSERSTAKGRVHSIHQISLCATSGSVPQSAHSNSHSVQLEAESSEIIVQSMPALDPEQLYTQQDQLPEKAEEAVIEPENELDFWIHQIYAFFAKRFFPSYDYNLILKKEAAEDRVRQGVLARIAKVKAEEAARLKELREAEEERRHEQEEAEKAAFEAAAVAALPEPPKEEINQSPEPIVNVVSQIIISKPTPSGSKKKKK